The genomic window ACCGGAGGACGACGGCGCGCGGAGCGCTCACGTCGATCGCGGCCGCGGGGTCGAGCGCACCGGAGGCGACCTGGGCCAGCAGGGCCACGAGCACGGCGGCCTTGTCGTCGGCGTCGTCGGCACCGCCCCAGACGACGGTCGTGCCGTCGGCCAGGGTCAGCGTGACGTCCTCGCCGGTGGTGGCCCGGGCGCCGGTGACCTGCGCGCGGACGTCGGACGGCAGCGACACCAGCGCGCCCAGGGCCGAGCGGGTGGCCGGGTCGTCGGGGCCCGGTGCGGCGACGTCGAGCGGGACGACGCCCTCGGGCGCCTCGCCGGTGACGGTGTCGAAGAGCACGCCGGAGGCGTCGACCAGCGAGCGCGTGCCGGCCTGCTCGACGACCGCGACCGGCCGCCGCTCGACCACCGTGACGACGACGCTGCGCGGCCAGCCCCGGGTGACCGCGACGTCGGCCACCTGGGGCAGCCGGGCCACGCGTGCCGCCGCGGCCTCGACGTCGACCCGCAGCAGCGGCGTCCCCCCGGGGATCC from Geodermatophilus normandii includes these protein-coding regions:
- a CDS encoding cell division protein FtsQ/DivIB, which translates into the protein MSRSGLTTADRERGVPAEVVRPARRRPRRDTPADRRRRRVVRAVVAVAVVALAWWAVWASPLLAVHQVRVDGATTLTAEQVRSAAGIPGGTPLLRVDVEAAAARVARLPQVADVAVTRGWPRSVVVTVVERRPVAVVEQAGTRSLVDASGVLFDTVTGEAPEGVVPLDVAAPGPDDPATRSALGALVSLPSDVRAQVTGARATTGEDVTLTLADGTTVVWGGADDADDKAAVLVALLAQVASGALDPAAAIDVSAPRAVVLR